In Vespa velutina chromosome 1, iVesVel2.1, whole genome shotgun sequence, the following proteins share a genomic window:
- the LOC124949698 gene encoding protein bride of sevenless isoform X3 — protein sequence MSRFSMTNILFFLSILNFDKFVFTMEERVICGKNQTLVEIPGDAMLSVFVDLNYGTFCNFTSVKGYEEISTAIFVVKILNKLKYVPDLTLGLRIFDTCQEETMVYKQTLQAAVDIDCSENYEMGVLVPAIYNNILEPLHNFSVLPISSYSEQNLTKPLINIMVHYISTRFESIDLVLINSDFLLDYFFDAARNSGICVKNYKDIKELEENVTEALIVVIGNIDDIKRSIEKGEKVEGPRKTWIVLSLDRSHVDDLVPSGSYIVRTVSFDIYTKQGLFQSIEKFSEKSINTIAHSPYLLGIGKAIIELAGLLHDLRKRNCPRENVSCVMPRFTSHTRQDIKNVDIYETLQVLPKAQSIKYIVSMKDQQDSLVDVATYNIEPNKFRILPEKKVPRMPKLCLKKFANNCEQCANFQRRSDSRDLIKGTQEDGFLKTETWIPIFLTVAVSGTFACIVIIVFILYRYFVEDMLDGNPTLTIVLILGNIFTLQTVLPFCMNDDQYSTREHLNSRKIFVTTLAFGLLFSVMLSRALFLAFSTGGLFTTHINGYLQGLMVFFVFGVQIAISTSYFFLSTLDSAIVVRSLMFIALLGYDIFLLAMLFVVCCFIAHIERNYREGKCFFGTVIGLVVSWAIWVTSFILMEPEIRDTVVCFGILATAYLIIIGILIPRTYYMVTNLPREIDFRARCNPAVDLTSDPRTTNAFARQKTVTYSSLLLHLTFDEI from the exons ATGTCAAGATTTTCAATGACGAACATATTGTTCTTCCTTTCGATATTGAACTTTGACAAGTTCGTCTTTACGATGGAGGAACGAGTAATATGTGGAAAAAATCAAACACTCGTAGAGATACCAGGAGATGCAATGTTATCCG TTTTCGTCGATCTGAACTATGGAACCTTTTGTAACTTTACGTCTGTCAAAGGATACGAAGAAATTTCAACGGCAATATTCGTCGTAAAAATCTTGAACAAATTGAAATACGTGCCCGATTTAACGTTGG GATTAAGGATCTTCGATACGTGCCAGGAAGAGACTATGGTTTATAAGCAAACTTTACAAGCTGCCGTGGATATTGATTGTTctgaaaattatgaaatggGCGTCCTTGTACCAGccatttataacaatattctCGAGCCTTTGCATAATTTTAGTGTATTACCTATCAGTTCTTACAGTGAACAGAATTTGACGAAGCCATTGATCAATATCATGGTGCATTATATCAGTACGAGATTCGAATCTATCGATTTGGTCCTAATCAATTCTGAttttttattggattatttTTTCGATGCGGCAAGAAACTCTGGTATATGCGTGAAGAATTATAAGGATATTAAGGAATTGGAGGAAAATGTTACCGAAGCACTGATCGTTGTTATCGGAAACATCGACGATATAAAAAGGTCGattgaaaagggagaaaaggtcGAAGGACCTAGAAAAACGTGGATAGTTTTATCTCTCGACAGGTCCCATGTTGATG aTCTGGTGCCATCAGGATCGTACATCGTGAGAACGGTATCCTTCGATATCTATACGAAGCAAGGActttttcaatcgatcgaaaagTTTTCCGAAAAGAGTATCAATACGATCGCACATTCACCATATCTTTTAGGTATTGGTAAAGCTATAATCGAATTGGCAGGACTCTTGCATGatttacgaaagagaaattgtCCTCGAGAAAATGTATCTTGCGTGATGCCACGTTTCACTTCTCACACTCGtcaagatattaaaaatgtcgaTATTTACGAAACACTACAAGTTTTACCGAAAGCTcagtcgataaaatatatcgtttctATGAAAGATCAACAAGACTCGCTCGTCGATGTTGCAACGTATAATATCGAGCcaaataaatttcgaatattGCCGGAAAAAAAAGTACCGAGAATGCCAAAGCTCTGTTTGAAAAAATTCGCCAACAATTGCGAGCAATGTGCGAACTTTCAAAGGAGATCCGATTCACGTGATTTAATTAAag GTACACAAGAAGATGGTTTCTTAAAGACAGAAACTTGGATACCAATCTTCCTAACGGTTGCTGTTAGCGGTACTTTTGCTtgcatcgtcatcatcgtatttattttatatcgttatttcgtCGAGGATATGCTAGATGGAAATCCAACGTTAACGATCGTTCTGATATTAGGAAATATATTCACATTGCAAACGGTTCTACCATTTTGCATGAACGACGATCAGTATAGTACTCGAGAGCATTTGAACTCAAGAAAGATCTTCGTGACTACGTTAGCCTTTGGCCTGCTCTTTTCAGTGATGTTGTCGAGGGCCCTATTTCTAGCATTCTCTACGGGTGGTCTATTTACCACTCACATAAACGGTTACCTCCAGGGGCTAATGGTGTTCTTCGTGTTCGGTGTACAAATCGCCATATCGACcagttatttctttctcagcACCCTCGACTCCGCTATCGTAGTCAGGAGTCTCATGTTTATTGCTCTCTTAG gtTACGATATATTCTTACTGGCAATGTTATTCGTCGTTTGCTGTTTCATCGCTCacatagaaagaaattatcgcGAAGGGAAGTGTTTTTTTGGAACAGTGATTGGCTTAGTTGTTAGCTGGGCTATCTGGGTGACGTCTTTCATCCTGATGGAGCCGGAAATTCGCGACACTGTGGTCTGTTTTGGTATATTAGCTACGGCCTACCTAATCATCATTGGTATTCTCATTCCGAGAACTTATTACATGGTGACAAATTTGCCAAGAGAGATAGACTTTCGAGCAAGATGCAATCCTGCCGTCGATTTAACATCCGATCCAAGAACAACAAATGCTTTTGCTAGACAG aaGACCGTCACTTATTCATCTTTGCTCTTACACTTGACGTTtgatgaaatttga
- the LOC124949698 gene encoding protein bride of sevenless isoform X2 → MSRFSMTNILFFLSILNFDKFVFTMEERVICGKNQTLVEIPGDAMLSVFVDLNYGTFCNFTSVKGYEEISTAIFVVKILNKLKYVPDLTLGLRIFDTCQEETMVYKQTLQAAVDIDCSENYEMGVLVPAIYNNILEPLHNFSVLPISSYSEQNLTKPLINIMVHYISTRFESIDLVLINSDFLLDYFFDAARNSGICVKNYKDIKELEENVTEALIVVIGNIDDIKRSIEKGEKVEGPRKTWIVLSLDRSHVDDLVPSGSYIVRTVSFDIYTKQGLFQSIEKFSEKSINTIAHSPYLLGIGKAIIELAGLLHDLRKRNCPRENVSCVMPRFTSHTRQDIKNVDIYETLQVLPKAQSIKYIVSMKDQQDSLVDVATYNIEPNKFRILPEKKVPRMPKLCLKKFANNCEQCANFQRRSDSRDLIKGTQEDGFLKTETWIPIFLTVAVSGTFACIVIIVFILYRYFVEDMLDGNPTLTIVLILGNIFTLQTVLPFCMNDDQYSTREHLNSRKIFVTTLAFGLLFSVMLSRALFLAFSTGGLFTTHINGYLQGLMVFFVFGVQIAISTSYFFLSTLDSAIVVRSLMFIALLGYDIFLLAMLFVVCCFIAHIERNYREGKCFFGTVIGLVVSWAIWVTSFILMEPEIRDTVVCFGILATAYLIIIGILIPRTYYMVTNLPREIDFRARCNPAVDLTSDPRTTNAFARQNRGFYDYVHPMGAGSTNNLQAPPMFPNYYGSSSPNPRSLSHCRSPDPRRIPGYNNYGFRPEMREIENSYGVPRVCVENIDCRYVLASKRSDREEQRRFGLRFTEVSTKEEEKINIRGERLYRDGRLRREQIIFEPKRTRRIVSFEMCHSKNGTNRSDDL, encoded by the exons ATGTCAAGATTTTCAATGACGAACATATTGTTCTTCCTTTCGATATTGAACTTTGACAAGTTCGTCTTTACGATGGAGGAACGAGTAATATGTGGAAAAAATCAAACACTCGTAGAGATACCAGGAGATGCAATGTTATCCG TTTTCGTCGATCTGAACTATGGAACCTTTTGTAACTTTACGTCTGTCAAAGGATACGAAGAAATTTCAACGGCAATATTCGTCGTAAAAATCTTGAACAAATTGAAATACGTGCCCGATTTAACGTTGG GATTAAGGATCTTCGATACGTGCCAGGAAGAGACTATGGTTTATAAGCAAACTTTACAAGCTGCCGTGGATATTGATTGTTctgaaaattatgaaatggGCGTCCTTGTACCAGccatttataacaatattctCGAGCCTTTGCATAATTTTAGTGTATTACCTATCAGTTCTTACAGTGAACAGAATTTGACGAAGCCATTGATCAATATCATGGTGCATTATATCAGTACGAGATTCGAATCTATCGATTTGGTCCTAATCAATTCTGAttttttattggattatttTTTCGATGCGGCAAGAAACTCTGGTATATGCGTGAAGAATTATAAGGATATTAAGGAATTGGAGGAAAATGTTACCGAAGCACTGATCGTTGTTATCGGAAACATCGACGATATAAAAAGGTCGattgaaaagggagaaaaggtcGAAGGACCTAGAAAAACGTGGATAGTTTTATCTCTCGACAGGTCCCATGTTGATG aTCTGGTGCCATCAGGATCGTACATCGTGAGAACGGTATCCTTCGATATCTATACGAAGCAAGGActttttcaatcgatcgaaaagTTTTCCGAAAAGAGTATCAATACGATCGCACATTCACCATATCTTTTAGGTATTGGTAAAGCTATAATCGAATTGGCAGGACTCTTGCATGatttacgaaagagaaattgtCCTCGAGAAAATGTATCTTGCGTGATGCCACGTTTCACTTCTCACACTCGtcaagatattaaaaatgtcgaTATTTACGAAACACTACAAGTTTTACCGAAAGCTcagtcgataaaatatatcgtttctATGAAAGATCAACAAGACTCGCTCGTCGATGTTGCAACGTATAATATCGAGCcaaataaatttcgaatattGCCGGAAAAAAAAGTACCGAGAATGCCAAAGCTCTGTTTGAAAAAATTCGCCAACAATTGCGAGCAATGTGCGAACTTTCAAAGGAGATCCGATTCACGTGATTTAATTAAag GTACACAAGAAGATGGTTTCTTAAAGACAGAAACTTGGATACCAATCTTCCTAACGGTTGCTGTTAGCGGTACTTTTGCTtgcatcgtcatcatcgtatttattttatatcgttatttcgtCGAGGATATGCTAGATGGAAATCCAACGTTAACGATCGTTCTGATATTAGGAAATATATTCACATTGCAAACGGTTCTACCATTTTGCATGAACGACGATCAGTATAGTACTCGAGAGCATTTGAACTCAAGAAAGATCTTCGTGACTACGTTAGCCTTTGGCCTGCTCTTTTCAGTGATGTTGTCGAGGGCCCTATTTCTAGCATTCTCTACGGGTGGTCTATTTACCACTCACATAAACGGTTACCTCCAGGGGCTAATGGTGTTCTTCGTGTTCGGTGTACAAATCGCCATATCGACcagttatttctttctcagcACCCTCGACTCCGCTATCGTAGTCAGGAGTCTCATGTTTATTGCTCTCTTAG gtTACGATATATTCTTACTGGCAATGTTATTCGTCGTTTGCTGTTTCATCGCTCacatagaaagaaattatcgcGAAGGGAAGTGTTTTTTTGGAACAGTGATTGGCTTAGTTGTTAGCTGGGCTATCTGGGTGACGTCTTTCATCCTGATGGAGCCGGAAATTCGCGACACTGTGGTCTGTTTTGGTATATTAGCTACGGCCTACCTAATCATCATTGGTATTCTCATTCCGAGAACTTATTACATGGTGACAAATTTGCCAAGAGAGATAGACTTTCGAGCAAGATGCAATCCTGCCGTCGATTTAACATCCGATCCAAGAACAACAAATGCTTTTGCTAGACAG AATCGTGGATTTTATGATTACGTTCATCCCATGGGTGCTGGTAGTACAAACAATCTACAAGCTCCTCCTATGTTTCCAAATTATTACGGTAGTTCAAGCCCAAATCCAAGGTCACTGAGTCACTGCAGGAGTCCTGATCCCAGGAGAATACCAGGTTACAATAATTATGGTTTTCGTCCGGAGATgagagaaattgaaaattcataCGGTGTACCACGTGTATGCGTCGAAAATATTGAT TGCCGTTATGTTTTAGCCTCAAAGCGTTCAGATCGAGAGGAGCAACGTAGATTCGGCTTACGCTTTACCGAAGTCtcaacgaaagaagaagaaaaaattaatattagagGAGAAAGATTGTATCGAGACGGACGTTTACGTCGAGAACAGATTATCTTCGAACCGAAGAGAACACGACGAATCGTATCCTTCGAGATGTGTCACTCCAAAAATGGGACAAACAGAAGCGACGATTTGTGA
- the LOC124949698 gene encoding protein bride of sevenless isoform X1, translated as MSRFSMTNILFFLSILNFDKFVFTMEERVICGKNQTLVEIPGDAMLSVFVDLNYGTFCNFTSVKGYEEISTAIFVVKILNKLKYVPDLTLGLRIFDTCQEETMVYKQTLQAAVDIDCSENYEMGVLVPAIYNNILEPLHNFSVLPISSYSEQNLTKPLINIMVHYISTRFESIDLVLINSDFLLDYFFDAARNSGICVKNYKDIKELEENVTEALIVVIGNIDDIKRSIEKGEKVEGPRKTWIVLSLDRSHVDDLVPSGSYIVRTVSFDIYTKQGLFQSIEKFSEKSINTIAHSPYLLGIGKAIIELAGLLHDLRKRNCPRENVSCVMPRFTSHTRQDIKNVDIYETLQVLPKAQSIKYIVSMKDQQDSLVDVATYNIEPNKFRILPEKKVPRMPKLCLKKFANNCEQCANFQRRSDSRDLIKGTQEDGFLKTETWIPIFLTVAVSGTFACIVIIVFILYRYFVEDMLDGNPTLTIVLILGNIFTLQTVLPFCMNDDQYSTREHLNSRKIFVTTLAFGLLFSVMLSRALFLAFSTGGLFTTHINGYLQGLMVFFVFGVQIAISTSYFFLSTLDSAIVVRSLMFIALLGYDIFLLAMLFVVCCFIAHIERNYREGKCFFGTVIGLVVSWAIWVTSFILMEPEIRDTVVCFGILATAYLIIIGILIPRTYYMVTNLPREIDFRARCNPAVDLTSDPRTTNAFARQNRGFYDYVHPMGAGSTNNLQAPPMFPNYYGSSSPNPRSLSHCRSPDPRRIPGYNNYGFRPEMREIENSYGVPRVCVENIDPQSVQIERSNVDSAYALPKSQRKKKKKLILEEKDCIETDVYVENRLSSNRREHDESYPSRCVTPKMGQTEATICEEQEDLDINRITRF; from the exons ATGTCAAGATTTTCAATGACGAACATATTGTTCTTCCTTTCGATATTGAACTTTGACAAGTTCGTCTTTACGATGGAGGAACGAGTAATATGTGGAAAAAATCAAACACTCGTAGAGATACCAGGAGATGCAATGTTATCCG TTTTCGTCGATCTGAACTATGGAACCTTTTGTAACTTTACGTCTGTCAAAGGATACGAAGAAATTTCAACGGCAATATTCGTCGTAAAAATCTTGAACAAATTGAAATACGTGCCCGATTTAACGTTGG GATTAAGGATCTTCGATACGTGCCAGGAAGAGACTATGGTTTATAAGCAAACTTTACAAGCTGCCGTGGATATTGATTGTTctgaaaattatgaaatggGCGTCCTTGTACCAGccatttataacaatattctCGAGCCTTTGCATAATTTTAGTGTATTACCTATCAGTTCTTACAGTGAACAGAATTTGACGAAGCCATTGATCAATATCATGGTGCATTATATCAGTACGAGATTCGAATCTATCGATTTGGTCCTAATCAATTCTGAttttttattggattatttTTTCGATGCGGCAAGAAACTCTGGTATATGCGTGAAGAATTATAAGGATATTAAGGAATTGGAGGAAAATGTTACCGAAGCACTGATCGTTGTTATCGGAAACATCGACGATATAAAAAGGTCGattgaaaagggagaaaaggtcGAAGGACCTAGAAAAACGTGGATAGTTTTATCTCTCGACAGGTCCCATGTTGATG aTCTGGTGCCATCAGGATCGTACATCGTGAGAACGGTATCCTTCGATATCTATACGAAGCAAGGActttttcaatcgatcgaaaagTTTTCCGAAAAGAGTATCAATACGATCGCACATTCACCATATCTTTTAGGTATTGGTAAAGCTATAATCGAATTGGCAGGACTCTTGCATGatttacgaaagagaaattgtCCTCGAGAAAATGTATCTTGCGTGATGCCACGTTTCACTTCTCACACTCGtcaagatattaaaaatgtcgaTATTTACGAAACACTACAAGTTTTACCGAAAGCTcagtcgataaaatatatcgtttctATGAAAGATCAACAAGACTCGCTCGTCGATGTTGCAACGTATAATATCGAGCcaaataaatttcgaatattGCCGGAAAAAAAAGTACCGAGAATGCCAAAGCTCTGTTTGAAAAAATTCGCCAACAATTGCGAGCAATGTGCGAACTTTCAAAGGAGATCCGATTCACGTGATTTAATTAAag GTACACAAGAAGATGGTTTCTTAAAGACAGAAACTTGGATACCAATCTTCCTAACGGTTGCTGTTAGCGGTACTTTTGCTtgcatcgtcatcatcgtatttattttatatcgttatttcgtCGAGGATATGCTAGATGGAAATCCAACGTTAACGATCGTTCTGATATTAGGAAATATATTCACATTGCAAACGGTTCTACCATTTTGCATGAACGACGATCAGTATAGTACTCGAGAGCATTTGAACTCAAGAAAGATCTTCGTGACTACGTTAGCCTTTGGCCTGCTCTTTTCAGTGATGTTGTCGAGGGCCCTATTTCTAGCATTCTCTACGGGTGGTCTATTTACCACTCACATAAACGGTTACCTCCAGGGGCTAATGGTGTTCTTCGTGTTCGGTGTACAAATCGCCATATCGACcagttatttctttctcagcACCCTCGACTCCGCTATCGTAGTCAGGAGTCTCATGTTTATTGCTCTCTTAG gtTACGATATATTCTTACTGGCAATGTTATTCGTCGTTTGCTGTTTCATCGCTCacatagaaagaaattatcgcGAAGGGAAGTGTTTTTTTGGAACAGTGATTGGCTTAGTTGTTAGCTGGGCTATCTGGGTGACGTCTTTCATCCTGATGGAGCCGGAAATTCGCGACACTGTGGTCTGTTTTGGTATATTAGCTACGGCCTACCTAATCATCATTGGTATTCTCATTCCGAGAACTTATTACATGGTGACAAATTTGCCAAGAGAGATAGACTTTCGAGCAAGATGCAATCCTGCCGTCGATTTAACATCCGATCCAAGAACAACAAATGCTTTTGCTAGACAG AATCGTGGATTTTATGATTACGTTCATCCCATGGGTGCTGGTAGTACAAACAATCTACAAGCTCCTCCTATGTTTCCAAATTATTACGGTAGTTCAAGCCCAAATCCAAGGTCACTGAGTCACTGCAGGAGTCCTGATCCCAGGAGAATACCAGGTTACAATAATTATGGTTTTCGTCCGGAGATgagagaaattgaaaattcataCGGTGTACCACGTGTATGCGTCGAAAATATTGAT CCTCAAAGCGTTCAGATCGAGAGGAGCAACGTAGATTCGGCTTACGCTTTACCGAAGTCtcaacgaaagaagaagaaaaaattaatattagagGAGAAAGATTGTATCGAGACGGACGTTTACGTCGAGAACAGATTATCTTCGAACCGAAGAGAACACGACGAATCGTATCCTTCGAGATGTGTCACTCCAAAAATGGGACAAACAGAAGCGACGATTTGTGAGGAACAGGAGGACTTAGATATTAATAGAATAACAAGATTTtga
- the LOC124950458 gene encoding chromaffin granule amine transporter isoform X2, with translation MTLENLKRSRMIIVTVVYVSLFLDNVLLTVVVPIIPDYLCSLDGKNSTSAIEDENGKVGFLLSSKAFVQLILNPAVGSFTGAFGYARPLFLGNLCLLLVALLFAFGQTYEILFLARSIQGISSACIGVSGMSLVASQYPEEDQRSKIMGFVLGSIALGVLLGYPIGLQISTLDIQTDTESSNNETNWRQLLSDPFVIIIAGAIWCSTSPMAILEPCLPIWLRTHIKPKKWQLGTVFIPDSVGYLIGTNFFGMMAYRYGRSRVAILAMLLVGISAILIPSAMTMSQLIFPHFGMGLGIGIADAALVPLLANLVDQNGNYGPVYSIQQVAVSLAYFLGPITGGELVREIGFRWVMRIVGVANIIYCPILLFLALREKESLSKEDKEKDYDTFHKGLMKYEKFQNLDDDL, from the exons ATGACATTGGAAAACTTGAAGAGATCTCGCATGATCATCGTGACAGTAGTGTATGTTAGTCTCTTCTTAGACAACGTGCTTCTAACGGTGGTCG tgcCGATCATCCCAGACTATCTTTGTTCCCTCGATGGAAAAAATAGTACCAGCGCTATCGAAGATGAGAATGGTAAAGTTGGTTTCCTTCTTAGTTCGAAGGCTTTCGTTCAATTGATTCTTAATCCAGCTGTTGGAAGTTTCACCGGTGCTTTTGGATACGCAAGACCTTTGTTTCTGGGAAATCTTTGTCTCTTACTGGTTGCACTGT tattTGCATTTGGACAAACATATGAAATACTTTTCCTGGCGAGAAGCATTCAAGGGATATCATCGGCTTGCATTGGTGTATCCGGGATGTCATTGGTAGCCTCACAATATCCTGAAGAAGATCAAAGATCAAAGATCATGGGATTCGTTCTTGGAAGTATCGCCTTGGGTGTTCTTCTTGGATATCCGATAG gTTTGCAGATATCAACACTCGACATTCAGACTGACACAGAG TCGTCCAACAATGAAACAAACTGGAGACAACTATTATCAGAtccatttgttattataattgctGGTGCAATTTGGTGTTCGACTTCACCAATGGCTATATTGGAACCATGTTTACCAATTTGGCTTCGTACCCATATAAAACCTAAG AAATGGCAGCTGGGAACAGTCTTCATACCGGATAGCGTTGGATATTTAATAGGCACAAACTTTTTTGGTATGATGGCCTACCGTTATGGACGCAGTAGAGTCGCCATCTTGGCCATGCTACTGGTTGGCATCAGCGCCATTTTGATACCATCGGCAATGACCATGTCGCAATTGATATTTCCACATTTTGGAATGGGTTTGGGCATTGGTATAGCTGATGCTGCTTTGGTACCATTGTTGGCTAATTTAGTTGATCAAAATGGCAATTACGGCCCCGTTTACTCGATTCAACAGGTCGCTGTAAGCCTTGCTTATTTTCtag GACCAATCACAGGCGGAGAATTGGTAAGGGAAATTGGATTTCGATGGGTCATGAGGATCGTAGGTGTGGCAAATATAATCTATTGTCCGATACTTCTATTTCTTGctctaagagaaaaagaatctctATCGAAggaggataaagaaaaggattacGACACTTTCCATAAAGGTCTGATGAAATACGAAAAGTTTCAAAACTTGGACGACGATCTTTGA
- the LOC124950458 gene encoding synaptic vesicular amine transporter isoform X1: MTLENLKRSRMIIVTVVYVSLFLDNVLLTVVVPIIPDYLCSLDGKNSTSAIEDENGKVGFLLSSKAFVQLILNPAVGSFTGAFGYARPLFLGNLCLLLVALLFAFGQTYEILFLARSIQGISSACIGVSGMSLVASQYPEEDQRSKIMGFVLGSIALGVLLGYPIGSILYDLEGKMAPFLLVSCLIVILICLQISTLDIQTDTESSNNETNWRQLLSDPFVIIIAGAIWCSTSPMAILEPCLPIWLRTHIKPKKWQLGTVFIPDSVGYLIGTNFFGMMAYRYGRSRVAILAMLLVGISAILIPSAMTMSQLIFPHFGMGLGIGIADAALVPLLANLVDQNGNYGPVYSIQQVAVSLAYFLGPITGGELVREIGFRWVMRIVGVANIIYCPILLFLALREKESLSKEDKEKDYDTFHKGLMKYEKFQNLDDDL, translated from the exons ATGACATTGGAAAACTTGAAGAGATCTCGCATGATCATCGTGACAGTAGTGTATGTTAGTCTCTTCTTAGACAACGTGCTTCTAACGGTGGTCG tgcCGATCATCCCAGACTATCTTTGTTCCCTCGATGGAAAAAATAGTACCAGCGCTATCGAAGATGAGAATGGTAAAGTTGGTTTCCTTCTTAGTTCGAAGGCTTTCGTTCAATTGATTCTTAATCCAGCTGTTGGAAGTTTCACCGGTGCTTTTGGATACGCAAGACCTTTGTTTCTGGGAAATCTTTGTCTCTTACTGGTTGCACTGT tattTGCATTTGGACAAACATATGAAATACTTTTCCTGGCGAGAAGCATTCAAGGGATATCATCGGCTTGCATTGGTGTATCCGGGATGTCATTGGTAGCCTCACAATATCCTGAAGAAGATCAAAGATCAAAGATCATGGGATTCGTTCTTGGAAGTATCGCCTTGGGTGTTCTTCTTGGATATCCGATAGGTTCTATTCTTTATGATTTGGAAGGAAAGATGGCACCATTTTTGCTGGTCTCCTGCCTCATCGTCATTTTGATAT gTTTGCAGATATCAACACTCGACATTCAGACTGACACAGAG TCGTCCAACAATGAAACAAACTGGAGACAACTATTATCAGAtccatttgttattataattgctGGTGCAATTTGGTGTTCGACTTCACCAATGGCTATATTGGAACCATGTTTACCAATTTGGCTTCGTACCCATATAAAACCTAAG AAATGGCAGCTGGGAACAGTCTTCATACCGGATAGCGTTGGATATTTAATAGGCACAAACTTTTTTGGTATGATGGCCTACCGTTATGGACGCAGTAGAGTCGCCATCTTGGCCATGCTACTGGTTGGCATCAGCGCCATTTTGATACCATCGGCAATGACCATGTCGCAATTGATATTTCCACATTTTGGAATGGGTTTGGGCATTGGTATAGCTGATGCTGCTTTGGTACCATTGTTGGCTAATTTAGTTGATCAAAATGGCAATTACGGCCCCGTTTACTCGATTCAACAGGTCGCTGTAAGCCTTGCTTATTTTCtag GACCAATCACAGGCGGAGAATTGGTAAGGGAAATTGGATTTCGATGGGTCATGAGGATCGTAGGTGTGGCAAATATAATCTATTGTCCGATACTTCTATTTCTTGctctaagagaaaaagaatctctATCGAAggaggataaagaaaaggattacGACACTTTCCATAAAGGTCTGATGAAATACGAAAAGTTTCAAAACTTGGACGACGATCTTTGA